The window TCGAACCGGCATACCAAGCGTCGTTGGCTCCCGAACCTTCAGAGCGTTCGTGCGAATGTCAACGGCACTGTCCGTAAGCTTCGCGTTTGCACGTCCTGCTTGAAGGCTGGCAAGGTTCACCGCGCCGTCTAAAAGGTTCTGGCGTCACTTTACACGGCAAAGGCCGGGTGGGTCAAAACCTACCCGGCCTTTGCCATGGGTTGCGCTAGGCGAGATTGCCTAGCACCGCGTGCGCGGATCCCCCGACTTCGCTCGCTCGTTCTTGGGCTATGCTGGGGCCGGCGCGTCTCGAGGGGCGGTTGCAGGCCCCTGCGGACGGGTACAAGGGAGGGCGCGAGGATCCACCATTGATTCGCCGTCTTCAGCCATTCATCGTCGCAGCGGCCATCGCCCTCGCCTTTTCGGGGGCGCTCGTGGCCGGCATGCTGGATGCCCCCGAGCGCGCGTCGCTGGTGGGGCGCCTGCGCCTGCGCGGCCCCCTGAACCCGCCTTCCGACGTGGCGATCGTCGCCATCGACGAGGCCTCGCTCGTGCGCTACGGCCAGATGCCCTGGGACCGGCGGCGCTTCGCGGCCCTCCTGGATCGCCTGCGCGCGGACGGGGCCAAGGCGGTGGGCATCGACGTGGCCTTCAACGAGGCGGCCCGCGAGCCGGCCGAGGACGTGGCCCTGGCCGCGGCGATCGCGCGGATGGGGCGGGTGGTGCTGCCGGCCTACAGCCTGGCGGGAGGAGACGAGGGGCGCACCGTCCTCTTCGAGCCCCTGCCCGCCCTCCAGGCGTCGGCGGCGGCCCTGGGGCTCGCCCAGTTCACCACCGCCGACGAGATCCACGAGCTTGCGCCCATGCGGCGCGAGGGCGACATCCTGCTTCCGACCTTCGGCCTCGCCGTGGCCCGGGTGGCCGGCCTGAAGGTCTCCGCGAACACGCAGGGCTACCTCAACCCCATGGGCCCGGCGGGCCACTTCCCGCGCACCAGCTTCCACGAGGCCCTCGCTGCCCCTACGGGCGCGTTCCGGGGCAAGATCGTCCTGGTGGGGGCCACGGCCCAGGGCCTGCCGGACACGGGCTTCTCGGGCCCGTTCATGCAGCGGGGCCGCATCAGCGGGATCGAGCTTCACGCCACCGCGCTCGCCAACCTCAGCGTCACGGGCCCCCTGCGCCAGCCGCCCGTCCCCTTGACCCTGCTTGGCCTCCTGGCGCTCGGTCTCGGCCCGGGGGCCTACCTGGCCTCGGATCGACCGGGACTGCCGGGTCGCCGGGCCCTGGTCCTGGTCGCGATCCTGCTCGTCCTCGGGATCGTCGCGCAGGGGGCCATCCTGGGCGGCTGGTGGCTGGATCTGGTGCCGGCCGTCGGGGTCGCGGGTACCTGCTTCGTGGCCGGGCTCGCCGCGCAGCAGGCGCGCCTGCTGCGCGATCGCAACCGGATGCTGGAGTGGTATGCGGCGGACCTGGCCCGCGAGGCCCGGCGCGAGCGCGAGCGGATCGACGGGGAGCTGCACGACGAGACCCAGCAGCTCTTGATCGCCCTGACGCGGGACCTGCGCCGGGTCCGCAAGCTCCAGGCGAGCGATCCCGCCGCTGCCGGCGAGCGCCTCGACGGGGCCGAGAACCTGGCTCGGCGCATCCTCGACGAGGTCATGCGGGTTCGAAGGGCCCTGGTCCCTCACACCCTGGGCCGATCGGGCCTGCGCGTGGCCGTCGAGGAGATGGCCGCCGACTACGCTGCGCGCAGCGAGGGGCTCGCGGTGGAGGTCGAGGTCGAGGCCTGGCGGCCTCTCGACCCGGGGCGCGAGGCCGAGCTGTACTGGCTGCTCAAGGAGGCCCTCAACAACGCGCTCAAGCACGCCTCGGCGCGGAACATCCGCTTGATACTGCGCGTCGAGGGGAATGATGCCATCGTGGCCGTCGCGGACGACGGCAAGGGCTTCACGGTGCCCGATCTGGCGCGCGTGCCGGAGGGCCCCGAGCACAGCGGCCTGCACCGCATGTGGGTGAGGGTCCAGGCGATGCGAGGCCGCCTGCTGATGGCCTCGGCGCCCGGCGAGGGGACGCGGATCGAGATGCGGTTTGGCCGAGACGGAGGTGCGGGATGAGGGTATGGCGCGTGCTGGTGGCCGACGATCACCCGATCGTGCGGCGAGGCACCTGCGAGTTGCTCGCCGAGGCCGAGGACGTCGAGGTGGTGGGCGAGGCCGCCAACGGCCTGGAGGCGATCGCCCAGGTGGATCGCCTGGATCCCGACGTGCTCGTCATGGACCTGAGCATGCCCGTCATGGACGGGGTGGAGGCGACCCGCCGCCTGAGGGGCGGCCATCCGGGGCTCGGCATCGTCATCCTCTCGGCTCACGGCGAGGAGGACGTCGTGCTGCGGGCCCTCCAGGCGGGGGCCAACGGCTACCTGCTCAAGACCGCCGACGAGGAGCAGCTCCACGAAGCGGTGCGGCTGGTGGCTACAGGCAAGCCGGCCCTCTTGCAGCCCGAGGTCACCCGGGCGGTGATGGGCTCGGTTCGCGCCGAGCAGGGGCCCCCGGTCGAGAGGCTCTCGGATCGCGAGCGCGAGATCGTCAAGGAGGTCGCCAGGGACCTGGGCAACAAGCAGATCGCCACGCGGCTCGGCATCAGCGAGCGCACCGTGCAGCAGCACCTGAGCAACATCTTCGCCAAGCTGGGGGTGGCCTCGCGCACCGGGGCCGTGCTGAGGGCCCTCCAGGAGGGGTGGCTCACCTTGGAGGACACGCAGCCATGAGGATCGGATCCCTGCTCACCCTGATGATTGCCGGCTGGCTTGCGCTCGGGCAGGCGGCGCTCGCCGCTGGCCTCGCGCACCTCGTCGAGATCAAGGGAGAGGTCCAGGTCCTGAGCCCGGGGAGCGCCGATTGGCGTCCCGGTCGCGAGGACGAGGAGCTCTCGGCGGGTGATTCGGTCAGGACCGCTGCCAGTTCCGAGGCCACCGTCGTTCGCAACGACGGCACCACGGTCTCCCTGCTGCCCTTCGCCCAGCTGGTCATCGAGGACGAGCAGGGCTTCATGGTCCGGGCGGGCCGCGTCTGGAGCCACTTCACCAAGGCCCTGGGCGCCCCGTTCTTCATCCGGACCCCCGATGCGACCGCCCTCATCCGAGGCACGACCCTCGGGGTCGGCTACGAGGAGGAGCGATCGCGCGTGACGGTCTACGAGGGGCTGGTCGAGGTGCGCGATCGCGAGGAGCGGAGCCAGGACGTGGCCGGAGGCTTCAGGGTCGAGGTGGACCGCCTGGGCCGCCTCCAGCGCCTTGAGCGGGCCGAGGGGCGCGAGCTGGACGAGGGCAGGGCCTTCCGCCTGCGCCGGGGCCTGGAGCGCCTGGATCCCCGCGGCGCGGATCCTGCGGGCCCCCGGCCGAGAGGAGCGGAGGGTCGCGGGCGCGAGCGGCTGCTCAACGGCCCCATGCGCGAGCAGCAGCGCGGCGGGCGGCTGGAGCGCCAGGAGCTGCGGCAGCAGCGGATGGACAAGGTCGATCGACGCCTGGAGCAGACCGTCCAGCGGATCCGCCAGGACCGGACGGATCGCCAGGAGCAGCAGGACCGCCAGGATCAGCGCAACGAGAGGCAGCTAGACAAGCAGCGGAGGCTGCAGCCGTGACGCGGCGAGCGATCGCCGCCCTCGCTTTCGCGCTGGCCCTCGCCTCGCCGGCGGGGGCCTGGGAACTCGGCA of the Pantanalinema sp. genome contains:
- the rpmB gene encoding 50S ribosomal protein L28; its protein translation is MPKVCAVCEKGPSTGFNVSHSNRHTKRRWLPNLQSVRANVNGTVRKLRVCTSCLKAGKVHRAV
- a CDS encoding CHASE2 domain-containing protein, which codes for MIRRLQPFIVAAAIALAFSGALVAGMLDAPERASLVGRLRLRGPLNPPSDVAIVAIDEASLVRYGQMPWDRRRFAALLDRLRADGAKAVGIDVAFNEAAREPAEDVALAAAIARMGRVVLPAYSLAGGDEGRTVLFEPLPALQASAAALGLAQFTTADEIHELAPMRREGDILLPTFGLAVARVAGLKVSANTQGYLNPMGPAGHFPRTSFHEALAAPTGAFRGKIVLVGATAQGLPDTGFSGPFMQRGRISGIELHATALANLSVTGPLRQPPVPLTLLGLLALGLGPGAYLASDRPGLPGRRALVLVAILLVLGIVAQGAILGGWWLDLVPAVGVAGTCFVAGLAAQQARLLRDRNRMLEWYAADLAREARRERERIDGELHDETQQLLIALTRDLRRVRKLQASDPAAAGERLDGAENLARRILDEVMRVRRALVPHTLGRSGLRVAVEEMAADYAARSEGLAVEVEVEAWRPLDPGREAELYWLLKEALNNALKHASARNIRLILRVEGNDAIVAVADDGKGFTVPDLARVPEGPEHSGLHRMWVRVQAMRGRLLMASAPGEGTRIEMRFGRDGGAG
- a CDS encoding response regulator transcription factor; this encodes MRVWRVLVADDHPIVRRGTCELLAEAEDVEVVGEAANGLEAIAQVDRLDPDVLVMDLSMPVMDGVEATRRLRGGHPGLGIVILSAHGEEDVVLRALQAGANGYLLKTADEEQLHEAVRLVATGKPALLQPEVTRAVMGSVRAEQGPPVERLSDREREIVKEVARDLGNKQIATRLGISERTVQQHLSNIFAKLGVASRTGAVLRALQEGWLTLEDTQP
- a CDS encoding FecR family protein, with translation MRIGSLLTLMIAGWLALGQAALAAGLAHLVEIKGEVQVLSPGSADWRPGREDEELSAGDSVRTAASSEATVVRNDGTTVSLLPFAQLVIEDEQGFMVRAGRVWSHFTKALGAPFFIRTPDATALIRGTTLGVGYEEERSRVTVYEGLVEVRDREERSQDVAGGFRVEVDRLGRLQRLERAEGRELDEGRAFRLRRGLERLDPRGADPAGPRPRGAEGRGRERLLNGPMREQQRGGRLERQELRQQRMDKVDRRLEQTVQRIRQDRTDRQEQQDRQDQRNERQLDKQRRLQP